One genomic region from Arthrobacter sp. FB24 encodes:
- a CDS encoding Dps family protein has translation MKASPTLTNNLQAVLADLIELHIQGKQAHWNIVGTNFRDLHLQLDEIIDAARNFADDMAERMRALHALPDGRSATVAETTSLAQFPQGLISTKDAVDRIVAALEAAVGTMRKVHDEVDEEDPTTADLLHEFIAKLEQYAWMVGAENMKASASVTTPDSK, from the coding sequence ATGAAGGCATCACCGACGCTGACGAATAATCTGCAGGCTGTGCTCGCGGACCTGATTGAACTGCACATCCAGGGCAAGCAGGCCCACTGGAACATCGTGGGAACGAACTTCCGCGACCTCCACCTGCAGCTGGATGAAATCATCGACGCCGCCCGTAACTTCGCGGATGACATGGCGGAGCGCATGCGTGCACTCCATGCCCTGCCGGACGGCCGCAGTGCCACGGTCGCCGAGACCACGAGCCTTGCGCAGTTCCCGCAGGGGCTGATCAGCACCAAGGACGCCGTAGACCGCATCGTCGCGGCCCTCGAAGCGGCTGTCGGCACCATGCGTAAGGTCCACGATGAAGTCGACGAGGAAGACCCCACGACGGCGGACCTGCTTCATGAGTTCATCGCCAAGCTCGAGCAGTACGCCTGGATGGTGGGCGCGGAGAACATGAAGGCCTCCGCCAGCGTGACCACCCCCGACAGTAAGTAA
- a CDS encoding nitrilase-related carbon-nitrogen hydrolase, translated as MIEITCLEPPASLARTRPSARPALRIAVVQHRWHADAAALSAELDEGIERAARLGATVVFLPELTLSRYPADTLPDNDTSRPWAARPRPSDLAEDLLTGPTFRFAAGAARRHGITVHASLYQRAENPDGSDDGLGLNTSVLVSPEGELLARTHKLHIPVTAGYYEDKFFRPGPAVEDAYEVHSPAELGGARLGMPTCWDEWFPELARLYSLGGAEILVYPTAIGSEPDHPDFDTQPLWQQVIVGNGIANGLFMVAPNRWGSEGTLNFYGSSFISDPYGRILAQAPRDESAVLVADLDLDQRRDWLTLFPFLATRRPDTYARLTDPVRRDQPLGGEAPTYHEVTA; from the coding sequence ATGATTGAAATCACTTGCCTTGAACCGCCCGCTTCCCTGGCACGGACGCGGCCCTCTGCCCGCCCCGCCCTGAGGATCGCGGTAGTCCAGCACCGCTGGCACGCCGACGCCGCGGCACTCAGCGCCGAACTTGATGAGGGCATTGAACGCGCCGCCCGGCTGGGAGCCACCGTCGTCTTCCTGCCGGAACTCACTTTGTCCCGCTACCCGGCGGATACGCTCCCCGACAACGACACATCCCGTCCGTGGGCCGCCCGTCCGCGCCCCTCGGACCTCGCCGAGGACCTGCTGACCGGCCCCACGTTCCGGTTCGCCGCCGGGGCCGCCCGCCGGCACGGTATCACCGTCCACGCCTCCCTGTACCAGCGGGCGGAGAACCCGGACGGTTCGGACGACGGCCTGGGACTGAACACGTCCGTCCTGGTGTCCCCCGAGGGCGAACTGCTGGCGCGCACGCATAAGCTTCACATCCCGGTGACCGCAGGCTACTACGAGGACAAGTTCTTCCGCCCGGGCCCGGCCGTGGAGGACGCCTACGAGGTCCACTCCCCCGCCGAACTGGGCGGCGCCCGGCTGGGCATGCCCACCTGCTGGGACGAATGGTTCCCGGAACTCGCGCGCCTGTATTCCCTGGGTGGCGCGGAAATCCTGGTCTATCCCACGGCCATCGGCTCGGAACCCGACCACCCGGACTTCGACACCCAGCCACTCTGGCAGCAGGTGATCGTCGGCAACGGCATCGCCAACGGCCTGTTCATGGTGGCGCCGAACCGCTGGGGAAGTGAGGGGACGCTGAACTTCTACGGTTCCTCCTTCATCTCGGACCCCTACGGCCGGATCCTGGCGCAGGCTCCACGCGACGAATCCGCCGTCCTTGTCGCCGACCTGGACCTGGACCAGCGCAGGGACTGGCTCACGCTGTTCCCGTTCCTGGCCACCCGCCGTCCGGACACCTACGCCCGGCTGACCGACCCCGTACGGCGCGACCAGCCCCTCGGCGGCGAAGCACCGACCTACCACGAGGTGACCGCGTGA